In Cololabis saira isolate AMF1-May2022 chromosome 4, fColSai1.1, whole genome shotgun sequence, one DNA window encodes the following:
- the LOC133441446 gene encoding vascular endothelial zinc finger 1-like isoform X4, translating into MEPSWSAFLFQQTNDALHHQHQLAGNSLLPLLNSGTEPPDEKPVLPILLDQKPPVSSAEHLKDSMAGGGGTGGGGGSVPMIKKEPKSKTPFICAYCNKAFRDSYHLRRHESCHTGIKMVSRPKRTQMAPTMVPLVSTVTRDNSGNPSYVTTVAGILTTATTSASTGTGIMAPVPPQQTAPKKPPKPVKKNHGCDMCGKAFRDVYHLNRHKLSHSDEKPFECPICQQRFKRKDRMTYHVRSHDGGVHKPYICSVCGKGFSRPDHLSCHVKHVHSSERPFKCQVTACTSAFATKDRLRSHMIRHEGKVTCTICGKMLSAAYITSHLKTHGQASFNNTCNSKDANNVHNSSNTTPATDSSAITSAANRNAIGGNPVTVAAQMNVATNTVNITSAVNLQHPVTITGPVNLTSINIPTTAHMNLGHPVAISTPMPMNITAPLNITMRSMESMPFLSQILPSSPPW; encoded by the exons ATGGAGCCGAGCTGGAGCGCGTTTCTCTTCCAG caAACCAACGATGCGTTGCATCACCAGCATCAACTAGCTGGGAACAGCCTCTTGCCGCTTCTCAATTCTGGAACAGAACCACCCGATGAGAAGCCAGTACTGCCCATTCTTCTGGACCAGAAACCACCGGTCAGTTCTGCAGAACACCTGAAAGAcagtatggctggaggaggaggaacaggaggaggagggggttcGGTTCCTATGATTAAGAAGGAGCCTAAATCAAAGACCCCCTTCATTTGTGCTTACTGCAACAAGGCATTTCGAGACAGCTATCATCTACGACGGCATGAGTCCTGCCACACCGGTATTAAGATGGTGTCACGGCCTAAGAGGACCCAAATGGCCCCCACCATGGTGCCCCTGGTGTCCACGGTAACCCGCGACAACAGTGGGAATCCTTCATATGTCACTACTGTGGCAGGCATCCTGACCACAGCCACGACATCAGCGTCCACAGGAACGGGCATCATGGCCCCGGTACCACCCCAGCAGACAGCCCCCAAAAAGCCCCCGAAACCGGTGAAAAAGAACCACGGCTGTGACATGTGCGGGAAGGCCTTCAGGGACGTTTACCACCTGAACCGCCACAAACTCTCGCACTCCGATGAAAAGCCGTTTGAGTGCCCGATCTGCCAGCAGAGGTTCAAAAGGAAGGACCGCATGACCTACCACGTACGCTCGCACGACGGCGGCGTGCACAAGCCTTACATCTGCTCCGTCTGTGGGAAGGGCTTCTCCAG ACCTGACCACCTGAGCTGTCATGTCAAGCATGTCCACTCATCAGAGCGGCCGTTCAAGTGCCAAGTTACG GCATGTACGTCTGCCTTCGCTACCAAAGACCGCCTGCGCTCCCACATGATCCGGCACGAAGGTAAAGTGACCTGCACCATCTGTGGTAAAATGCTGAGCGCCGCTTACATCACCAGCCACCTGAAGACCCACGGCCAGGCCAGCTTCAACAACACCTGCAACAGCAAAG ATGCAAACAATGTGCACAACAGCTCCAACACCACGCCAGCCACAGACTCTTCTGCCATCACATCGGCAGCGAATCGCAACGCCATCGGGGGGAATCCGGTCACCGTGGCTGCTCAGATGAACGTCGCCACCAACACCGTCAACATCACGTCAGCGGTCAACCTGCAGCACCCGGTCACCATCACGGGCCCCGTCAACCTCACCTCCATCAACATCCCTACTACGGCGCATATGAACCTCGGCCACCCGGTCGCCATCAGCACCCCCATGCCCATGAACATCACCGCGCCACTCAACATCACCATGAGGTCCATGGAGAGCATGCCCTTCCTGTCCCAGATCCTGCCATCGTCCCCGCCGTGGTAG
- the LOC133441446 gene encoding vascular endothelial zinc finger 1-like isoform X1: MEPSWSAFLFQQTNDALHHQHQLAGNSLLPLLNSGTEPPDEKPVLPILLDQKPPVSSAEHLKDSMAGGGGTGGGGGSVPMIKKEPKSKTPFICAYCNKAFRDSYHLRRHESCHTGIKMVSRPKRTQMAPTMVPLVSTVTRDNSGNPSYVTTVAGILTTATTSASTGTGIMAPVPPQQTAPKKPPKPVKKNHGCDMCGKAFRDVYHLNRHKLSHSDEKPFECPICQQRFKRKDRMTYHVRSHDGGVHKPYICSVCGKGFSRPDHLSCHVKHVHSSERPFKCQVTACTSAFATKDRLRSHMIRHEGKVTCTICGKMLSAAYITSHLKTHGQASFNNTCNSKGISNRQWNHSGSQKGELTVGEILNNSFQVLIDNRHRDANNVHNSSNTTPATDSSAITSAANRNAIGGNPVTVAAQMNVATNTVNITSAVNLQHPVTITGPVNLTSINIPTTAHMNLGHPVAISTPMPMNITAPLNITMRSMESMPFLSQILPSSPPW; the protein is encoded by the exons ATGGAGCCGAGCTGGAGCGCGTTTCTCTTCCAG caAACCAACGATGCGTTGCATCACCAGCATCAACTAGCTGGGAACAGCCTCTTGCCGCTTCTCAATTCTGGAACAGAACCACCCGATGAGAAGCCAGTACTGCCCATTCTTCTGGACCAGAAACCACCGGTCAGTTCTGCAGAACACCTGAAAGAcagtatggctggaggaggaggaacaggaggaggagggggttcGGTTCCTATGATTAAGAAGGAGCCTAAATCAAAGACCCCCTTCATTTGTGCTTACTGCAACAAGGCATTTCGAGACAGCTATCATCTACGACGGCATGAGTCCTGCCACACCGGTATTAAGATGGTGTCACGGCCTAAGAGGACCCAAATGGCCCCCACCATGGTGCCCCTGGTGTCCACGGTAACCCGCGACAACAGTGGGAATCCTTCATATGTCACTACTGTGGCAGGCATCCTGACCACAGCCACGACATCAGCGTCCACAGGAACGGGCATCATGGCCCCGGTACCACCCCAGCAGACAGCCCCCAAAAAGCCCCCGAAACCGGTGAAAAAGAACCACGGCTGTGACATGTGCGGGAAGGCCTTCAGGGACGTTTACCACCTGAACCGCCACAAACTCTCGCACTCCGATGAAAAGCCGTTTGAGTGCCCGATCTGCCAGCAGAGGTTCAAAAGGAAGGACCGCATGACCTACCACGTACGCTCGCACGACGGCGGCGTGCACAAGCCTTACATCTGCTCCGTCTGTGGGAAGGGCTTCTCCAG ACCTGACCACCTGAGCTGTCATGTCAAGCATGTCCACTCATCAGAGCGGCCGTTCAAGTGCCAAGTTACG GCATGTACGTCTGCCTTCGCTACCAAAGACCGCCTGCGCTCCCACATGATCCGGCACGAAGGTAAAGTGACCTGCACCATCTGTGGTAAAATGCTGAGCGCCGCTTACATCACCAGCCACCTGAAGACCCACGGCCAGGCCAGCTTCAACAACACCTGCAACAGCAAAG GAATAAGTAACCGGCAGTGGAACCACTCAGGCTCACAGAAAG GTGAGTTGACGGTAGGAGAGATTTTAAATAACTCCTTCCAAGTCCTAATAGACAACCGTCACAGAG ATGCAAACAATGTGCACAACAGCTCCAACACCACGCCAGCCACAGACTCTTCTGCCATCACATCGGCAGCGAATCGCAACGCCATCGGGGGGAATCCGGTCACCGTGGCTGCTCAGATGAACGTCGCCACCAACACCGTCAACATCACGTCAGCGGTCAACCTGCAGCACCCGGTCACCATCACGGGCCCCGTCAACCTCACCTCCATCAACATCCCTACTACGGCGCATATGAACCTCGGCCACCCGGTCGCCATCAGCACCCCCATGCCCATGAACATCACCGCGCCACTCAACATCACCATGAGGTCCATGGAGAGCATGCCCTTCCTGTCCCAGATCCTGCCATCGTCCCCGCCGTGGTAG
- the LOC133441446 gene encoding vascular endothelial zinc finger 1-like isoform X2, translated as MEPSWSAFLFQQTNDALHHQHQLAGNSLLPLLNSGTEPPDEKPVLPILLDQKPPVSSAEHLKDSMAGGGGTGGGGGSVPMIKKEPKSKTPFICAYCNKAFRDSYHLRRHESCHTGIKMVSRPKRTQMAPTMVPLVSTVTRDNSGNPSYVTTVAGILTTATTSASTGTGIMAPVPPQQTAPKKPPKPVKKNHGCDMCGKAFRDVYHLNRHKLSHSDEKPFECPICQQRFKRKDRMTYHVRSHDGGVHKPYICSVCGKGFSRPDHLSCHVKHVHSSERPFKCQVTACTSAFATKDRLRSHMIRHEGKVTCTICGKMLSAAYITSHLKTHGQASFNNTCNSKGELTVGEILNNSFQVLIDNRHRDANNVHNSSNTTPATDSSAITSAANRNAIGGNPVTVAAQMNVATNTVNITSAVNLQHPVTITGPVNLTSINIPTTAHMNLGHPVAISTPMPMNITAPLNITMRSMESMPFLSQILPSSPPW; from the exons ATGGAGCCGAGCTGGAGCGCGTTTCTCTTCCAG caAACCAACGATGCGTTGCATCACCAGCATCAACTAGCTGGGAACAGCCTCTTGCCGCTTCTCAATTCTGGAACAGAACCACCCGATGAGAAGCCAGTACTGCCCATTCTTCTGGACCAGAAACCACCGGTCAGTTCTGCAGAACACCTGAAAGAcagtatggctggaggaggaggaacaggaggaggagggggttcGGTTCCTATGATTAAGAAGGAGCCTAAATCAAAGACCCCCTTCATTTGTGCTTACTGCAACAAGGCATTTCGAGACAGCTATCATCTACGACGGCATGAGTCCTGCCACACCGGTATTAAGATGGTGTCACGGCCTAAGAGGACCCAAATGGCCCCCACCATGGTGCCCCTGGTGTCCACGGTAACCCGCGACAACAGTGGGAATCCTTCATATGTCACTACTGTGGCAGGCATCCTGACCACAGCCACGACATCAGCGTCCACAGGAACGGGCATCATGGCCCCGGTACCACCCCAGCAGACAGCCCCCAAAAAGCCCCCGAAACCGGTGAAAAAGAACCACGGCTGTGACATGTGCGGGAAGGCCTTCAGGGACGTTTACCACCTGAACCGCCACAAACTCTCGCACTCCGATGAAAAGCCGTTTGAGTGCCCGATCTGCCAGCAGAGGTTCAAAAGGAAGGACCGCATGACCTACCACGTACGCTCGCACGACGGCGGCGTGCACAAGCCTTACATCTGCTCCGTCTGTGGGAAGGGCTTCTCCAG ACCTGACCACCTGAGCTGTCATGTCAAGCATGTCCACTCATCAGAGCGGCCGTTCAAGTGCCAAGTTACG GCATGTACGTCTGCCTTCGCTACCAAAGACCGCCTGCGCTCCCACATGATCCGGCACGAAGGTAAAGTGACCTGCACCATCTGTGGTAAAATGCTGAGCGCCGCTTACATCACCAGCCACCTGAAGACCCACGGCCAGGCCAGCTTCAACAACACCTGCAACAGCAAAG GTGAGTTGACGGTAGGAGAGATTTTAAATAACTCCTTCCAAGTCCTAATAGACAACCGTCACAGAG ATGCAAACAATGTGCACAACAGCTCCAACACCACGCCAGCCACAGACTCTTCTGCCATCACATCGGCAGCGAATCGCAACGCCATCGGGGGGAATCCGGTCACCGTGGCTGCTCAGATGAACGTCGCCACCAACACCGTCAACATCACGTCAGCGGTCAACCTGCAGCACCCGGTCACCATCACGGGCCCCGTCAACCTCACCTCCATCAACATCCCTACTACGGCGCATATGAACCTCGGCCACCCGGTCGCCATCAGCACCCCCATGCCCATGAACATCACCGCGCCACTCAACATCACCATGAGGTCCATGGAGAGCATGCCCTTCCTGTCCCAGATCCTGCCATCGTCCCCGCCGTGGTAG
- the LOC133441446 gene encoding vascular endothelial zinc finger 1-like isoform X3: MEPSWSAFLFQQTNDALHHQHQLAGNSLLPLLNSGTEPPDEKPVLPILLDQKPPVSSAEHLKDSMAGGGGTGGGGGSVPMIKKEPKSKTPFICAYCNKAFRDSYHLRRHESCHTGIKMVSRPKRTQMAPTMVPLVSTVTRDNSGNPSYVTTVAGILTTATTSASTGTGIMAPVPPQQTAPKKPPKPVKKNHGCDMCGKAFRDVYHLNRHKLSHSDEKPFECPICQQRFKRKDRMTYHVRSHDGGVHKPYICSVCGKGFSRPDHLSCHVKHVHSSERPFKCQVTACTSAFATKDRLRSHMIRHEGKVTCTICGKMLSAAYITSHLKTHGQASFNNTCNSKGISNRQWNHSGSQKDANNVHNSSNTTPATDSSAITSAANRNAIGGNPVTVAAQMNVATNTVNITSAVNLQHPVTITGPVNLTSINIPTTAHMNLGHPVAISTPMPMNITAPLNITMRSMESMPFLSQILPSSPPW, translated from the exons ATGGAGCCGAGCTGGAGCGCGTTTCTCTTCCAG caAACCAACGATGCGTTGCATCACCAGCATCAACTAGCTGGGAACAGCCTCTTGCCGCTTCTCAATTCTGGAACAGAACCACCCGATGAGAAGCCAGTACTGCCCATTCTTCTGGACCAGAAACCACCGGTCAGTTCTGCAGAACACCTGAAAGAcagtatggctggaggaggaggaacaggaggaggagggggttcGGTTCCTATGATTAAGAAGGAGCCTAAATCAAAGACCCCCTTCATTTGTGCTTACTGCAACAAGGCATTTCGAGACAGCTATCATCTACGACGGCATGAGTCCTGCCACACCGGTATTAAGATGGTGTCACGGCCTAAGAGGACCCAAATGGCCCCCACCATGGTGCCCCTGGTGTCCACGGTAACCCGCGACAACAGTGGGAATCCTTCATATGTCACTACTGTGGCAGGCATCCTGACCACAGCCACGACATCAGCGTCCACAGGAACGGGCATCATGGCCCCGGTACCACCCCAGCAGACAGCCCCCAAAAAGCCCCCGAAACCGGTGAAAAAGAACCACGGCTGTGACATGTGCGGGAAGGCCTTCAGGGACGTTTACCACCTGAACCGCCACAAACTCTCGCACTCCGATGAAAAGCCGTTTGAGTGCCCGATCTGCCAGCAGAGGTTCAAAAGGAAGGACCGCATGACCTACCACGTACGCTCGCACGACGGCGGCGTGCACAAGCCTTACATCTGCTCCGTCTGTGGGAAGGGCTTCTCCAG ACCTGACCACCTGAGCTGTCATGTCAAGCATGTCCACTCATCAGAGCGGCCGTTCAAGTGCCAAGTTACG GCATGTACGTCTGCCTTCGCTACCAAAGACCGCCTGCGCTCCCACATGATCCGGCACGAAGGTAAAGTGACCTGCACCATCTGTGGTAAAATGCTGAGCGCCGCTTACATCACCAGCCACCTGAAGACCCACGGCCAGGCCAGCTTCAACAACACCTGCAACAGCAAAG GAATAAGTAACCGGCAGTGGAACCACTCAGGCTCACAGAAAG ATGCAAACAATGTGCACAACAGCTCCAACACCACGCCAGCCACAGACTCTTCTGCCATCACATCGGCAGCGAATCGCAACGCCATCGGGGGGAATCCGGTCACCGTGGCTGCTCAGATGAACGTCGCCACCAACACCGTCAACATCACGTCAGCGGTCAACCTGCAGCACCCGGTCACCATCACGGGCCCCGTCAACCTCACCTCCATCAACATCCCTACTACGGCGCATATGAACCTCGGCCACCCGGTCGCCATCAGCACCCCCATGCCCATGAACATCACCGCGCCACTCAACATCACCATGAGGTCCATGGAGAGCATGCCCTTCCTGTCCCAGATCCTGCCATCGTCCCCGCCGTGGTAG